TCCGACGTTCAGCTGGGTTCGTCTCGCCCAGCGCATTCCGGTCCGGATCCGGCTCGAGCCGGTTCCCCCCGGCGTTCTTCTTGTCGCCGGACAGACGGCCACCGTCATCGACCGCACATCGCACCCCTCACACGGCGGCTTCCCATAAAAAAGGGCCCGAAGGCCCTTTTTCCACTGCCCATGCAAAGAGGATCAGAACACGAACGTCGCGCCAAACTCGACGGGCATGTAGTTCAGGGCCGCCCCGTTCGCACCGACAACCCCACTTTCTTTCTCGGCAGCTCCGACCGCCGTGTCGGCCAGCCCCCCGATATTCGAGATGTAGGCCCACCGGATGTTGGCAAAGAGATTGATCCCGGAAAGCGCGTCGGTGAATTTTCCGAGAGGCGCCACCACCCCCACCCCCGCATCTGCCACCAGCGGCAGGGTTTCCCCGTTCAGCGTCACGGCCAGACCGCCGTCGGCGAAGATCTGGGGATTGATCCAGGAACGCCCGCCCATGAAATCGTACACGTATCCCAGGGTGATCGGAATGATGGGAGTCCCGGCCTGGTCTGGAACGCCGAGAGTTCTTGCCGTGTTGTTCAGCTGCCCCAGACCGAACGACAGGATCTCGACGTTCATGTTGAGGCCGCTGTTGGCGGTGATCCATCGGGTCACGGTCACCCCGCCTCCATAGCCGCCGTTTAAGGCGCTGGCATCAAAGGTGTCCGCCCAGGCAAAGTTGGCCGACAGGCTCGTCGATTTGGGCACGTTTCCCGAAAACGGGTCCGCCGCATTCTGGGCGGCATTCTGCATCGCCGCGTTTTGCATGGCCATGATCTGTCCGCCGGGGGTCGCATTCAGGGGAGAAGGCGAGGACAGGGGAGTGGAGGGAGGCAGGGTGTCCGGAGGAGACTGGGCCCAGGCCAGATGAGACAATCCCACTGCAGCGGCAAGAACCACCGCGCAAACGGTCACGCGAACCGGTTGGACCCAGACAGGAAAAGACCGGAAAAGACGGGATGAGGTTTTGTGGGCCATGGGACATACTCCTTTTGAAAAGTCGGTCATGGGCACACCCGAAAACCGGGTGTCGGGAACATCTCCCGGGATAGCAAACCCCGTGCCAGTGTCCATCAATAGGGTATTTTGGTCAAAATATCCTGTTTTTTCTCCTGAAATCCGGTTTTTTCCGGTCACACTGCTTGATTTTTGAAACAGGCCGTCTCGATCAGGAAACAGGGGAGGATGTGCTCTCTTGCGGAAGAATGGCAGCAAGAAAAGAGAACCATCTCCAAAATCCGCGATCATCCTCGTGATGGGCGTTTTCTGAATCTTCTCCGCCAGGATTCGACTTCGTTTCCCCGATCGGTTTTGACATCGGATGTTTCAGCAGATGTTTCAGAATCGCCGTATACTCCCCCTTTCATCCGTCCGTTCCCGAAAAGAGGATCTCCATTCCCGCCTCTTCCAGAGAGATGGACGAACGCTTCGATTTTGGAGACAATCGTTTCCGTATTCCCTGAAGCACCCTACGAAAACGGAGGCCCACATTTCCTCGATCGTCTGGTTCAGAAACAACCTTCGCCTTTTGGACAACCCGCCGCTCCGTGAAGCGGCCGAACGGGGTCCGCTCTTGCCGGTGTTCGTCGGGGAACACCCCGGCAAACAGCCTCCGGAAGGCGCGCGCCAATGGTGGCAGGCAAGAAGTCTCAAACGTCTTGATCATTCCCTTTCCCGGCGGGGGGCTCCGCTCCTCTTTCTCCGGGGGGATCCGGCCACCCTCCTCCCGGATCTCGCGACACGCCTGAAAGCCGATAAAATCCTTGCCATGGAAGCCATCGATCCCGACGGCCGACGGACACAATCCCGTCTTCGGGGCGCCCTGTCCGGAAAACCGGTGGAGCTTCACCTTTTTCCCGCAGACTATCTGATCTCTCCCGCCGATCTCCCGGCCGGGCGAAGGTCTCCCTGGAAAGTTTTCACACCGTTCTGGCAAAGAGCCCAGTCGCACCTTCCCCCTCCCTTGCCGCTTCCGGCGCCGGACCGTCTGGACGGCATCCCTTTTCCCCGAACGGAAACCCCGGACGATTGGGGGTGGGAACCGGAAAATCCGGACTGGGCGACGGAAATGCGGGGTTTCTGGGATCCCGGGGAAGAAGGGGCCTGGAGACGGCTGCACGCGTTCCTCGAAAAGCGCCTGGAGGGCTATGTAGTACGGAGGGACTTTCTGGAGGAAGACACCTCCTCGCTTCTTTCGCCTCATCTCGCAAACGGGGAAATCAGCATTCGTTCCGTCTGGTGGGCGATCAAAGAGTCCACGGCGCCGGACAAGGACCGTGAAAAATTTCTGAGCGAGCTCGGCTGGAGGGAGTTTTCGGCCCATCTGATGTGGCACCACCCGGATCTTGCCTCCGAACGCCTCCACAAAGAGCGTCCGGAAATCCGGTGGAGAGAGGACCCGTTTTCACTGTTGGCCTGGCAAAAAGGACGAACGGGCATTCCTCTGGTTGATGCCGGGATGCGTCAGCTCCGGCGCCTGGGATTTCTCCCCAACCGGGTCCGGATGGTCGCCGCGAGCTTTCTCGTGAAGAACCTTCTGATTGACTGGAGAAAAGGGAGAGAGTGGTTTGCCGACAATCTGGTCGACCACGATCCGGCCAACAATGCCGCATCATGGCAATGGATCTCCGGTTATGGGGCGGACGCGGCGCCCTGGTTCCGGATCTTCAATCCGGTCCTGCAAGGGGAAAAATTCGACCCCGAAGGGCGTTACGTCAAAACATACCTGCCGGAACTTCACGGGCTCTCCCCGCGCTATATCCATTGCCCCTGGACAGCCCCGGCCGCTCTTCTGGACAGCGCCGGGATCGGAAAACAGTCCCCCTACCGGAACCCGATCGTCGATCTCGGTCTGTCCCGAAAAAGAGCGCTGCAGGCCTGGGGCTCCGGGACACTCCCGCAAGAGTCTCTCTCCTGATCGAGTTTCAGCTCCCCTCCGTGATTTTTTCCGGATCATCGTCCCCGGCGAAGAGCACTTTTTTCAGAAGCTGGTCTCCGTCGACCGGCTCTCCCGACAGGGCCATCCCCAGAATCTGGGCGCCAATGACATCCATCGCCAGAATCATGTCCGGACGAACGGTGCGGATCCGCGCCAGATTGACGCGGTCCCGGACCGACACAACCGTTTTCGCCTCCGTTCCGGAAGCCCGGGCGGCCAGGACAACGAACGCGTTTTCCCCGTCGTTTTCGAGAAGGGAGAGAAGAGCCCGGGCATCCAGGATGCCCGCCTCCTTCAGAACCTGCGTGTCCGCCGGATCCCCGACGACCTGATCGACGGCATTCCAGGGCGGCTCCTCTATCCGACGGTTCACGATCAGGGTGACCGGGAGATTCCGGTCATTCAGCTCGGCAAAAACATTTGCCGCCAGGCCCCCTGTCCCGACCAGTATATAGTGGTTCTTGCGGCTCATCTTCCGGCGACCTCCCATCAACAGATGCCGCACACGATCGTTCATCATCGGAAGAACAACCGTGGACAGCGACGCGGTAAAAACGCTGATCCCCAAAATAATGAGGGAGACCACAAACATGCGGGCATCATCGGTTTTCGGGACGATATCCCCGTACCCGACGGTGGCCATCGTGACAACGGAAAAATAAAATGCCGTCAGAAGAGAATCGATCGGAGGAGAAAACCCTTTTCCGAGGATATAGGCCCCGAAAATCGCATACCCGAAGAGAAGAATAATGCTGATGACGGAGAACAGTGTTCCCGTGGCCAGATTGGATCGTGAAAAATCCCGGCGGAAAAAGAGAAGTCCGGCCAGGAGCAGGAGATCACCTCCCGCCCTTAAACTCATCTTCCCGGCCGGATAGATCAAAATTCCCAGGGAAGCCGACACCAGCACGAGAGCAACGGACCAGGCGAACCGGGAGCGGAACAGAAGTCCGGCCGCCATCAGGATTTCCAGGATGCCGATCAGGCTGTGCGGCCCTTTTCCCAGGTCGTGGAAAAACTCCGGCAAGGCGCGGAATTCCTGAACGGGACTGTAATGGACGGCTCCCGTCCGGAGATTGGCGATTTCCGTCAAAAGAGGGTGGAGATTTCGCAAACCAAACAACGCAAGCCCGAGGGCAAGCGGCACATGGGGAAACCAGAGGCGGGCGTGCAAACGACGGCTCAGGGAAGCGGACAGAAACGTCCTTCCGGACGCTTCCAACCCGGAGAGGAAAGAAATCGCCCGGAGCATGAACTTCCGGAGACTGGTCTTGCTCAACCTTCACCTGTCCGAAAAAGGGGATCGTTAACCGGGAAAATGGCCCGGGTCCCGCCTATTGTCCCCGGACCACCCCGGCTTGGCAAGAGGAAGGCGAGAGATCCTCCGGAAGTGGAAGTTCCCAAAAGATGGCTTTTTCGGAATGATTCTTCCGGCAAGGTGCCGGAGGTCACATCCGGAGGAAACACAAAAATCAACCGGAGCCCTTAAATAAGGGCTCCCCGGTTAAGTGGAAATTCATCCGGCGGGACGGATCATTCCCATCCGTCCGTTCCGATAATCGTCAATCGCCTCATGAATTTCTTCTTCGGTATTCATGACAAAGGGGCCATAGCGCACAACCGGTTCATGCAAGGGCGTTCCCGCGATCAGCAGGAACTCGCATCCCGTTCCCCCGTCCGGAAGCTTCGCCAGGACTTCTGCATCCCTCTGTTCGAAGATCACCATCTGATGTTCCGTCGCCCGGGCCCCTTCTTTTCCGAAGGCACCCTCCCCTTTCAGCACATAGGCAAAGACCTCGCTTCCCGGAGGAAGTGCCTGCTCAAGAGTTCCTCCCGGCTCCAGAAAAACGTGGAGATAGGTGATGGGGATGCGGGTATCAATAACCGCTTTTTTCCCCAGGGACTCCCCGGCAATCACCCGGACAGTCGCCTTTGCGTCCGGACTTTTTGCGACGGGAACCCCTTCCCGGGGAATTTCCTGGTAGCGCGGACGGATCATTTTGTCTTTCCGGGGCAAATTGACCCACAACTGAAACCCATGGGCGCGTCCTCCTGTCCGGGCAAACTCCTCTTCCGGCATTTCCGAGTGGACAACACCGCTTCCGGCCGTCATCCACTGGACATCCCCGGGGCGGAGTTTTCCGGCATGGCCGGCGGAATCCCGGTGTTCCATGGAGCCATCCAGCATGTACGTGACCGTCTCGAATCCCCGATGGGGATGATCCGGCGCTCCGACCGCTTCTCCGGGGCGATACTGGACCGGACCCATTTCATCGAGCAGAAGAAACGGGTCGAAATCTCTCAATGCACTTGTGGGAAAAGGACGATGCACCAGAAACCCCGCACCCTCCCGACTGACCGTCGACGACACCACCCGAAGCACCTTCCGGAAATCCCGCGTTGCTTTCTCCGTTGTCTCCATCTGACCCTCCCTCTTTCGTTTTCCCTTTCAATTATGTAACAAATTTTATTACAAATAAACCAGGATGTCAATCTCAGGGGGAGATTCGGGACAACACAGATTTCCGATGATAAAATGTTAACGCGCTCAGGAGAACGGGTTCTCCGGGTCAATACCACGGCAATGATCGTCCTACGCGATCACAACATTCTTTTTTCCAGGGATCCGATGAACAACAGACTGTCCCCCCGGACCATCATCCTCCTTCTCCTTTTGACCTTGTCGATTTTTCCGGCCTGCACCGCCGCTCCACCCTTTTCTGATGACCAGATGCGGCAGGCAGACACCTCGGTACGCCTCTCCCGTCTTCTGGAGTCTCCCGACGACTATGCGGGAAAAACAGTGGTCCTGGGAGGCGTGATCAACATGGTCGAACGACGGGGAATCGTGAATCGCATTTATGTCCAGGCGTTTCCTCTCGACTCCGCCTACCGTCCGGACAGGAGTCGCCCTTCGGCGGGCCATTTTATGATCGTGACCGACGAGCCCCTCTCCCCAGCACGCTATGCTCCGGGACGTCCCATCGAAGTGCTCGGGACCGTGCTGCGTTCCCGCAAGATGACCAATTTTGCCGATCGGCCGGAAAAAGTGGTTGTGATCCGCGCCCGGGCCCTGCATGTACGGGCAAGAAGAATCCCGCCTCCGGCCCGGGGGGTCGGGTTCGGATTTATGCCCATGATGGGATATTGAGAGAAGCGGCCGATCCACCCTTCTTCCTGACTCCCCGTTTATCGGAAGGCTTGATTCCGGAAGGGAATCTCCAGTATTCTTTCAGACGTTGGAACCATTCTTCTCCGGATTCCTCCTTCTTTCATCATCCGTTTCGTCCTCTTGCGGGAATAGCTCAGCGGTAGAGCATCGCCTTGCCAAGGCGAGGGTCGCGGGTTCGAATCCCGTTTCCCGCTCCAGTATTTTTCAGTACCAGAGCCAAAAATAACAATACACGATGTTGTTTCAGATTGTTTTAAATTGCCTTTCTTTTCATTCTCCGGGTGACAAGAGGGTGACAAGAAAATCTCACGGAATCCTTCATTTGAGCCATTCCATTCCGTTTAGTTGCCTTTTGTTTCATCATCATTCGTCAGGTCCAGAGTCCGGGCCACTTCCCCGGGAGTCATTCCCTTTCCCTCCAGTACAGAATTAAGACGCTCCCAAGTCCATTTGGACTCTCCCGGCATCGTACCCGGCAGGCCCCATATTTGATCGAATTCCTGAACTGACAGTTCCTTACTCGAATAAAACCTTTCGTATATTACATCAGCTACTTTGATAGTAGGATACATGTACGCTTTGGGAATCCTCCGCCATTTTGCGAGACCCATTTGCACGAGAACAACATCTTCTTTTTGATACTTAGTCTCCGGAAGCAGGAGGGGAGGACGGCGTCGAAAAACTATTTTAGAAGAGAAGGACCTAATCAAGAGAGGGCTAAGCATAAATTCCAAGAAACTCTTTAGTCTTAAGTATTTTTGGGGAGTGAGATAAACCATTTCAAAGTCCTGGCCGGTGGATGACAAAATCCTTGATAGGGGGAAAAGATCGCCGGTTTTAATCGACCAGATATGAACTCGGTGGGGGGAGAGGGTTCCGCTTGTCGGCTCAATGCCAAGTAGATCCAAGACTTTTTCCATTTTTTGCTCGGATACAGTCGAATGACCTTTCAGAAACCTGGATAAATTGGTTGGATCAATCCCGGTTTCCAATGCGGTTCCGGTAATAGTTCTTCCGGTAAGGTAAATCAGGTCTTTTATCATATCTTCTTTTTTATCCAGCATTTTCTCATTCTCTTTACATGGTAGTAATAGCGTGGTAAATTTATAACCACGATGATACTACCTAATATATCACGTCATCTAAAATAATAAAAGGCGCCAAGGAGTTTGCACCTCCCGGCGCCCTAGTCCACCTAACCAACGGCCCCTACCGTCCAAAGTCGGGAGCCTTCACATGGAGGATGAACAATGTCATTGTCACACTCTCGAAAAAATCCGTCAACGGACTCGGTAACACCTCCCGGACTGTCTGGTCCGGATGCCCTCAGAGCTTACTTTTTCCCTCGCCAGGTTCTTCACCTGAACGAGTCGGCTGAATGTCTTGGGCTGTCTTATTCCCATTTTTACAGGCGCATTCAGGCCGGAACACTTGACCTCAGAATCAGAAAAAACGAGGTGGGAGAGCGGTTTGTCCTCCTCGATGACCTAATCGCCTATCTTTTTGCTCCCGAAAAAACTCCTTCTTCCCTCCATCCCGCCAAAAAGCGCGGTCCAGGCCGCCCCAGGAAGCCTGTCACTAGTGATGAACATAGAGGGGGTGTGCGATGAGTCGCGACATGATTTGCCACAAATGCCCACTGCCGGATTGCTTGGAGGGGGCTTCGGGATGTCTCTTGGAGGAGAAACGTAAAAATTTAGAAAAAAAGAACGACAAGGAACTTCGACCTCCTTGTCAGCCTTGGGGAATCACAGAAACAGCGGAGCGGATCGGGAACTCCACCGACTGGATCAGAAAAGAAATCAGGAAGTTCCGGAGGGGACTCCCCTCGAGCATTCCGAGATTTTTTCGGGTCGGAGCCCGATATCATTGGGATCCGGAGGACGTCGAAAATTGGCTTGAGGCAAGAAAACAAGGGGGTGCAGTATGAGCACCCCGGCCAAGATCCATCGACCAGTGGAGGCCCTTCGGGACCTTCCAATCGATATTGATAACGGAAAGAACCTGATCTGGTGCCTTCTCCGAAAACCGGATCTGCTACGTGACGAGTCCTTGTCATTCTCTGTGGAGGATTTCCATTTCGGACCGCACAAACGGATTGTCCAGGCCATGGTTGATTTGGACGCGGAGGGGGTTGTTCCGGATCCGGGCATGATTGCCAATCGGATGACCGATCAATCGGATCGGGAGTATTTGCTGGACCTGACGGAAACTATGTGGGCCAGCCCTTCCAATGCTCGATATTACTCCGAAAAACTCCATGAAGTGTCGGCCAGACGGCAGGCATTTTTCGACGCAGACAAATTGCAAAAAGCCGCCTTGTCCGGGGTTCCGGGAGATATCGCCCGGGTCCGTGCGGAGATTGGGAAAAGAGAGGATCCCGATGAGGGAAAGTTTGCCATTATCCGCCCCTCCGTTACTTTTTCAAAAATTCTTCCTCCTCCAGTCTATGTTCTGCCATCTCTCCGGCCCAGGACTGTCGGTTTGATGATTGCACAAGAAGGGGGCGGAAAAAGCTTTCTTGCGCTGGAGATCGGTTTTGCCAAGGCAACCGACCACGACATAACCGGGATCGGCGTCACGGGGCCTGGGAGGGTCGTATATTTCTCGAAAGAAGATCCTCCGGAGATCATCGAAGAGCGGATCCAGTCGATCCGGCCATTCATAAAATCGGCCGAGGCGATGGCAAGGGCGGACAACCTTGAAATAGTTTCTCTCTATGGGAAACCGGCAACGCTTGTCTCCGAAAAAACAAAGGTCAATGAAAAACTCATCAGACAGATCATCAAAGCAGGAGCCGGGAAGGATCTTTTGATATTCGACACGCTCCGGAAACTTCACGACTTGGAAGAAAACTCTTCGGGGGAGATGAAAATTTTGCTGGAGATCTTTGACCGGATCGCGCTCGAAACCGGAGCGGCTGTGTTGCTGATCCACCATACCAACAAATCGGCAAACCTGAACGGGCAGCAGGGGGACCAGTCCTCCGCTAGGGGATCGAATGTGCTCGTTGGGAATACCCGCTGGAGCCTCCACCTGGAAACGGTCAAGTCCGAGTCTGGGGAGAAGCGGGTCAAAGTGACCATCCCTCGGGCCAGCTACGGGCCGGAAGGTGGGGAATGGTGGCTTGAAAGGATCGATGGCGGTGTTCTGGTCGCGGCGGGGCCGATCATCGCCGGGACTTCTCTGCCTACCATAAAAGAAGGAGGGGGGAAAGCAAAAAAATCATCCCAGATTCGAACGCTTGCACTCGTAACGACAGCCGGAGGAGAAAACCATTACGAGCAGGACTGATATCACACACGCCAGACATCACAGGGAACTTGCCATGATGCCAATTTTCCGACCTCTGCGC
This genomic interval from Leptospirillum ferriphilum contains the following:
- a CDS encoding ion channel; the encoded protein is MSKTSLRKFMLRAISFLSGLEASGRTFLSASLSRRLHARLWFPHVPLALGLALFGLRNLHPLLTEIANLRTGAVHYSPVQEFRALPEFFHDLGKGPHSLIGILEILMAAGLLFRSRFAWSVALVLVSASLGILIYPAGKMSLRAGGDLLLLAGLLFFRRDFSRSNLATGTLFSVISIILLFGYAIFGAYILGKGFSPPIDSLLTAFYFSVVTMATVGYGDIVPKTDDARMFVVSLIILGISVFTASLSTVVLPMMNDRVRHLLMGGRRKMSRKNHYILVGTGGLAANVFAELNDRNLPVTLIVNRRIEEPPWNAVDQVVGDPADTQVLKEAGILDARALLSLLENDGENAFVVLAARASGTEAKTVVSVRDRVNLARIRTVRPDMILAMDVIGAQILGMALSGEPVDGDQLLKKVLFAGDDDPEKITEGS
- a CDS encoding pirin family protein, producing METTEKATRDFRKVLRVVSSTVSREGAGFLVHRPFPTSALRDFDPFLLLDEMGPVQYRPGEAVGAPDHPHRGFETVTYMLDGSMEHRDSAGHAGKLRPGDVQWMTAGSGVVHSEMPEEEFARTGGRAHGFQLWVNLPRKDKMIRPRYQEIPREGVPVAKSPDAKATVRVIAGESLGKKAVIDTRIPITYLHVFLEPGGTLEQALPPGSEVFAYVLKGEGAFGKEGARATEHQMVIFEQRDAEVLAKLPDGGTGCEFLLIAGTPLHEPVVRYGPFVMNTEEEIHEAIDDYRNGRMGMIRPAG
- a CDS encoding AAA family ATPase, coding for MSTPAKIHRPVEALRDLPIDIDNGKNLIWCLLRKPDLLRDESLSFSVEDFHFGPHKRIVQAMVDLDAEGVVPDPGMIANRMTDQSDREYLLDLTETMWASPSNARYYSEKLHEVSARRQAFFDADKLQKAALSGVPGDIARVRAEIGKREDPDEGKFAIIRPSVTFSKILPPPVYVLPSLRPRTVGLMIAQEGGGKSFLALEIGFAKATDHDITGIGVTGPGRVVYFSKEDPPEIIEERIQSIRPFIKSAEAMARADNLEIVSLYGKPATLVSEKTKVNEKLIRQIIKAGAGKDLLIFDTLRKLHDLEENSSGEMKILLEIFDRIALETGAAVLLIHHTNKSANLNGQQGDQSSARGSNVLVGNTRWSLHLETVKSESGEKRVKVTIPRASYGPEGGEWWLERIDGGVLVAAGPIIAGTSLPTIKEGGGKAKKSSQIRTLALVTTAGGENHYEQD
- a CDS encoding Slp family lipoprotein, with the translated sequence MLTRSGERVLRVNTTAMIVLRDHNILFSRDPMNNRLSPRTIILLLLLTLSIFPACTAAPPFSDDQMRQADTSVRLSRLLESPDDYAGKTVVLGGVINMVERRGIVNRIYVQAFPLDSAYRPDRSRPSAGHFMIVTDEPLSPARYAPGRPIEVLGTVLRSRKMTNFADRPEKVVVIRARALHVRARRIPPPARGVGFGFMPMMGY
- a CDS encoding helix-turn-helix domain-containing protein, giving the protein MLDKKEDMIKDLIYLTGRTITGTALETGIDPTNLSRFLKGHSTVSEQKMEKVLDLLGIEPTSGTLSPHRVHIWSIKTGDLFPLSRILSSTGQDFEMVYLTPQKYLRLKSFLEFMLSPLLIRSFSSKIVFRRRPPLLLPETKYQKEDVVLVQMGLAKWRRIPKAYMYPTIKVADVIYERFYSSKELSVQEFDQIWGLPGTMPGESKWTWERLNSVLEGKGMTPGEVARTLDLTNDDETKGN
- a CDS encoding cryptochrome/photolyase family protein, with the translated sequence MFQNRRILPLSSVRSRKEDLHSRLFQRDGRTLRFWRQSFPYSLKHPTKTEAHISSIVWFRNNLRLLDNPPLREAAERGPLLPVFVGEHPGKQPPEGARQWWQARSLKRLDHSLSRRGAPLLFLRGDPATLLPDLATRLKADKILAMEAIDPDGRRTQSRLRGALSGKPVELHLFPADYLISPADLPAGRRSPWKVFTPFWQRAQSHLPPPLPLPAPDRLDGIPFPRTETPDDWGWEPENPDWATEMRGFWDPGEEGAWRRLHAFLEKRLEGYVVRRDFLEEDTSSLLSPHLANGEISIRSVWWAIKESTAPDKDREKFLSELGWREFSAHLMWHHPDLASERLHKERPEIRWREDPFSLLAWQKGRTGIPLVDAGMRQLRRLGFLPNRVRMVAASFLVKNLLIDWRKGREWFADNLVDHDPANNAASWQWISGYGADAAPWFRIFNPVLQGEKFDPEGRYVKTYLPELHGLSPRYIHCPWTAPAALLDSAGIGKQSPYRNPIVDLGLSRKRALQAWGSGTLPQESLS